A single region of the Grus americana isolate bGruAme1 chromosome 3, bGruAme1.mat, whole genome shotgun sequence genome encodes:
- the LOC129204727 gene encoding ankyrin repeat domain-containing protein 9-like: MASNQASLQDDQSRHCKFLSYMFYQAVRDHKPVWMLEDMRTMEYFYWEENASLRTYSPSEALLYAVVHNHLPYAQYLLSHFPEEALKVPGEHFCYCPSSAPHLAMAVTYDRRDILGLIIKIAHKLPSLNSYINRTGCFHLEDGKTPLHLACELLRSETVLILLGNGASPRIEDSKGLTPLDVILEQMWDSKVNVASKKLCLDYLLLFMPNPQFKMRKVLQEHPDHWTALLGEDKFNSLVGNTPASLYLQAMQTILQTLPPSHFPKSIQELPIPQALKPLPSYGKKLPTKNVHH, from the coding sequence ATGGCCAGTAACCAGGCCAGCCTGCAGGATGATCAGAGCAGGCACTGCAAGTTCTTATCCTATATGTTCTACCAGGCTGTGAGAGATCACAAGCCTGTGTGGATGCTGGAAGACATGAGGACTATGGAGTATTTTTACTGGGAGGAAAATGCCAGCCTAAGAACCTACTCACCTTCAGAAGCCCTTCTCTATGCAGTGGTGCATAACCACCTGCCTTATGCTCAGTATCTGCTGTCTCATTTTCCAGAGGAGGCTCTCAAGGTGCCTGGGGAACACTTCTGCTACTGCCCATCCTCTGCTCCTCACTTGGCCATGGCGGTCACCTATGACAGGAGAGATATCTTGGGGCTGATTATCAAAATTGCACACAAGCTCCCCAGCTTGAACTCCTACATCAATAGGACTGGCTGCTTTCATCTGGAAGATGGGAAAACCCCCTTGCACCTTGCCTGCGAACTGCTGAGGTCAGAGACGGTCCTCATCCTCCTCGGGAATGGAGCGTCTCCCAGGATAGAGGACAGTAAAGGGCTTACCCCGCTGGACGTCATCCTGGAGCAGATGTGGGACTCCAAAGTCAATGTGGCATCAAAGAAGCTCTGCCTCGACTACCTCTTGCTCTTCATGCCCAACCCACAGTTTAAGATGCGGAAAGTTCTGCAGGAGCATCCGGACCACTGGACAGCTTTGCTGGGGGAAGACAAATTCAACAGCCTGGTGGGGAACACACCTGCTTCTTTATATCTGCAAGCTATGCAAACTATTCTCCAGactcttcccccctcccactTCCCTAAAAGCATCCAGGAACTACCTATACCTCAGGCACTCAAGCCGTTACCATCCTATGGCAAAAAGCTACCAACAAAAAATGTG